GGAAATCCACCACGCACCTCGTGCCTGCTTAATTCAGGTAATTCGGAAATAGGTCTTGAGCCTGGCCAGAGCGTTTTTCGAGCCAGGTCGGCAAGTATAGGGACTTCCCCTTTCCTAAAGAACCCTTTGCACAAAATTTAACCAGCTGTGGAAAACTCGGGGTTAAAGAAATTAAAAAGAAAGAAATTTATAAAATCTTTGTTTTTATGTTTATTCTTACTGAGCCACCTATCTGTGGATAAAGTTACACAGGCCTTTATTTATAATGTGTACAGAGATTTGAAACCCTGTGGTCAGGTGGCAATGAGGGGGTTGGATAACCGGTGTAAGCCTGTGGATGAATGGGCCTGTTATCCACAGAGGCTGTTATCTTCAGTTTTGAAGGGGGTTTATCAACCGACCTTAATGGCAGTTATTCACAGGGCTTAATCCACAGAAAACCACCGCAGTGGACCGCCGCAGCGTCCACAGGCAAGCCGCCATCAGGGGCAATCGTTGCAAAAACAACGGGGAGGAACCGGGTTTGCGTTGGACTCGAGAGGCTTCGAGGACAAACCCGGTTTGAAAGGCGGGGTTATTTACCGATGCAGAAGCTGGAAAAGATCCGTCCCAACAGGTCATCGGAGCTGAAGGCGCCGGTAATTTCCCCAAGGGAATGTTGGGCCTGGCGAAGGTCTTCGGCCAACAACTCACCCGCCCCCGCCAAGGTCAGCTGCGCGCGACCGTGTTCCAGGGCTGCGCTGGCATGGCGCAAGGCTTCAAGATGCCGTCGGCGGGCGCTGAAGCTGCTTTCCGAGGTCTGCTCGTAGCCCATGCAGGCCTTGAGGTGTTCACGCAGCAATTCCAGGCCTTCGCCCGCCGCCTTCGCGCTCAGACTGATGGTCACATGGCCGTCGTGGCTGACCTCAAGCACAATTGCTTCCCCAGTCAGGTCGGCCTTGTTACGGATCAAGGTGACTTTTGCCGGATCCGGGCGGACTTCGAGGAATTCAGGCCACAAGGCAAATGGATCGTCCGCTTCCGGTGCGGTGGCATCTACCACCAGCAGGACCCGATCGGCTTCACTGATGGCCTTGAGCGCCCGTTCAACGCCGATTTTTTCCACCTGGTCATCGGTGTCGCGCAAACCAGCGGTATCCACTACGTGCAGTGGCATGCCATCGATGTGGATATGTTCACGCAGGATGTCCCGGGTGGTGCCGGCGATCTCGGTGACAATCGCCGCTTCACGACCAGCCAGGGCATTCAACAGGCTGGACTTGCCGGCATTCGGCCGCCCGGCGATCACCACGGTCATCCCATCGCGCAACAAGGCACCCTGCCCGGCTTCGCGCAGCACTGTGGATAACTCATCGCGCACTTTATCCAGCATGCTCAGCACGTGGCCATCGGCGAGGAAATCGATTTCCTCTTCCGGGAAATCAATCGCGGCCTCGACGTAAATCCGCAGGCCGATCAATTGTTCGGTGAGGTTATGCACACGCTGGGAAAACGCACCCTGCAAGGAACGCAATGCGTTGCGTGCCGCTTGTGCAGAACTGGCTTCGATCAAATCGGCAATCGCCTCGGCCTGGGCCAGGTCGAGCTTGTCATTGAGAAATGCCCGTTCGCTGAACTCACCCGGCCGCGCCAGGCGACAGCCCAGTTCCAGGCAACGCTTGAGCAGCATGTCCAGCACGATGGGTCCGCCATGGCCCTGCAGTTCCAGCACGTCTTCGCCGGTGAACGAATTCGGCCCCGGGAAGTACAAGGCCAGCCCTTCGTCGAGGACCTGCTGGTCGTCACTGAAAAATGGGCCGTAATGAGCAAACCGCGGCTTGAGTTCGCGACCGCTGATGGCCTTGGCCGCGGCACTGGCCAAGGGCCCCGAAATACGGACGATGCCGACACCGCCGCGACCTTGGGCGGTGGCAACGGCGGCGATGGTTTCACGCGGAGCGCTCATAAACCGGTATCCAGACAAAAGTGGCAGATAGCAAAACGCCCCACTAGGGGGCGTTTTGTGTGGTTATCCACAGAGCAAGTTACGCCTCGGCTTTTTTCGTAGCCGCTTCGATTTTACGCGTGATGTACCACTGCTGAGTGATGGACAACACGTTGTTCACAACCCAGTACAGCACAAGGCCAGCCGGGAACCACAGGAAGAAGAAGGTGAAGATGATTGGCATCATTTTCATGACCTTCGCCTGCATCGGATCCGGAGGCGTTGGGTTCAGCTGCTGCTGGATGAACATGGTCGCGCCCATGATGATCGGCAGGATGAAGAACGGATCCTTGATCGACAGGTCGGTAATCCACAGCATGAACGGTGCCTGACGCATCTCCACGCTTTCCAGCAATACCCAATACAGCGACAGGAACACCGGCATCTGCACAAGAATTGGCAAGCATCCACCCAGCGGGTTGATCTTCTCTTTCTTGTACAACTCCATCATGGCCTGGGACATTTTCTGCCGGTCATCGCCATGTTGCTCTTTCAGCGCGGCCAGTTTCGGGGCCACAGCGCGCATGCGAGCCATGGATTTGTAGCTGG
The sequence above is drawn from the Pseudomonas sp. St316 genome and encodes:
- the mnmE gene encoding tRNA uridine-5-carboxymethylaminomethyl(34) synthesis GTPase MnmE — protein: MSAPRETIAAVATAQGRGGVGIVRISGPLASAAAKAISGRELKPRFAHYGPFFSDDQQVLDEGLALYFPGPNSFTGEDVLELQGHGGPIVLDMLLKRCLELGCRLARPGEFSERAFLNDKLDLAQAEAIADLIEASSAQAARNALRSLQGAFSQRVHNLTEQLIGLRIYVEAAIDFPEEEIDFLADGHVLSMLDKVRDELSTVLREAGQGALLRDGMTVVIAGRPNAGKSSLLNALAGREAAIVTEIAGTTRDILREHIHIDGMPLHVVDTAGLRDTDDQVEKIGVERALKAISEADRVLLVVDATAPEADDPFALWPEFLEVRPDPAKVTLIRNKADLTGEAIVLEVSHDGHVTISLSAKAAGEGLELLREHLKACMGYEQTSESSFSARRRHLEALRHASAALEHGRAQLTLAGAGELLAEDLRQAQHSLGEITGAFSSDDLLGRIFSSFCIGK